A DNA window from Luteolibacter luteus contains the following coding sequences:
- a CDS encoding dihydrofolate reductase family protein, which translates to MRPLRYSINVTLDGCCDHQGISPDEELHRNAVENLNRADALLFGRVIYEMMEAAFRWPSSTEAMPDWMQPFARTINAAKKYVVSSRLKEPDWNAELVRGELGAAVCQLKQEPGKGLMVGGVKLPMALAELGLIDEYEFVVHPRIAGHGPTLFAGLSKYVDLKLIDRKEFGSGAVALRYEPRR; encoded by the coding sequence ATGCGACCTCTCCGGTATTCCATCAATGTCACCCTCGATGGATGTTGCGACCATCAGGGGATCTCCCCGGACGAAGAGCTGCATCGCAATGCCGTGGAGAACCTGAATCGTGCCGACGCCCTTCTTTTCGGGCGGGTGATCTATGAAATGATGGAGGCCGCATTCCGCTGGCCCTCATCCACGGAAGCGATGCCTGATTGGATGCAACCGTTTGCCCGGACGATCAACGCGGCGAAGAAATACGTGGTATCGAGCAGATTGAAGGAGCCCGACTGGAATGCGGAACTCGTACGGGGAGAGCTGGGCGCTGCCGTGTGCCAGCTCAAGCAGGAGCCGGGTAAGGGACTGATGGTGGGAGGCGTGAAGCTTCCCATGGCTCTGGCGGAGTTGGGATTGATCGATGAATACGAATTCGTAGTACACCCCCGGATTGCCGGACATGGCCCGACCTTGTTCGCGGGGTTATCAAAGTATGTCGACTTGAAGCTGATCGACCGGAAGGAGTTCGGTTCGGGTGCCGTGGCGCTGCGGTATGAGCCGCGGCGGTAG
- a CDS encoding rhodanese-like domain-containing protein, translated as MDPATINPATPMGSIMEALPGARRALFSRYHLGGCQSCGFSDTETLGELCARAGELDVQEVLDHLLASHAHDESMMISPADLKAELDSPAPPLLLDSRTREEHEAVSIPGSVFLEQELQQKLFAGDPQRRIIIHDHAGKHVLDTCAWFLGHGMKNTKALKGGIDAWSREVDPKLPRYRLEID; from the coding sequence GTGGACCCCGCGACGATCAATCCCGCCACCCCGATGGGCAGCATCATGGAAGCCCTGCCGGGTGCCCGGCGTGCCCTTTTCTCCCGCTATCACCTCGGCGGCTGCCAGAGCTGTGGCTTTTCCGATACCGAAACACTGGGCGAACTTTGCGCCCGCGCCGGGGAATTGGACGTGCAGGAAGTCCTGGATCACTTGCTGGCCAGCCACGCTCACGACGAGTCGATGATGATCAGCCCCGCGGATCTCAAGGCCGAACTCGACTCCCCCGCCCCGCCACTCCTGCTGGACTCCCGGACCCGCGAGGAACACGAGGCCGTGAGCATTCCCGGCTCGGTCTTTCTCGAGCAGGAGCTTCAACAAAAGCTATTCGCCGGTGATCCCCAGCGCCGCATCATTATCCACGATCACGCCGGCAAGCACGTGCTCGATACCTGTGCCTGGTTCCTCGGCCACGGCATGAAAAACACCAAGGCCCTCAAGGGCGGCATCGATGCTTGGAGCCGCGAGGTCGATCCCAAGCTGCCGAGGTATCGGCTGGAGATCGATTGA
- a CDS encoding N-acetylmuramoyl-L-alanine amidase family protein, giving the protein MTISSLFLRAASLLAGLCLLLGGTAEAARFHTVVIDPGHGGKDKGAFRGGVRESHLTLQTARRLESLLKRKGLKTTMTRRSDVFVSLSSRVAIANRHRSAVFVSIHFNACRDSRYRGVETFYGGPAGSKLARAIQTRLASRLKTHNRGVKQRSFKVLRQTKCPAVLVECGFLSHGGERNRCRSGAYQQTAAQAICDGIMAVR; this is encoded by the coding sequence GTGACGATTTCCTCCCTCTTTCTCCGGGCCGCGAGCCTGCTGGCGGGATTATGTCTCCTGTTGGGAGGGACCGCGGAGGCGGCGCGGTTTCATACCGTGGTGATTGATCCCGGGCATGGTGGGAAGGATAAGGGTGCCTTCCGTGGCGGCGTGCGGGAATCCCATCTCACCCTGCAGACGGCCCGGCGGTTGGAGTCGCTGCTGAAGCGGAAGGGCCTGAAAACGACGATGACGCGGAGGAGCGATGTCTTTGTCTCGCTCAGCAGTCGCGTGGCCATTGCGAACCGGCATCGCTCCGCAGTGTTTGTGAGCATTCACTTCAACGCATGCAGGGATTCGCGGTATCGGGGGGTGGAGACCTTTTACGGAGGGCCGGCGGGGAGCAAACTGGCGCGGGCGATCCAGACGCGCTTGGCCAGTCGATTGAAGACGCATAACCGCGGGGTGAAGCAGCGGAGCTTCAAGGTGCTGCGGCAGACGAAATGCCCGGCAGTGCTGGTGGAGTGCGGCTTTCTCAGCCATGGAGGCGAGAGGAACCGTTGCCGGAGCGGTGCTTATCAACAGACGGCGGCGCAGGCGATCTGTGATGGGATCATGGCCGTGAGATAG
- a CDS encoding RsmB/NOP family class I SAM-dependent RNA methyltransferase, whose amino-acid sequence MSKFAAVRIHRMLAEGCAGVLREVFDRGCVLDRVIDQTFRANPKWGKRDRGFVAETVFEIVRWRRALAFVAGGDSVEALCAAQWNRQGMNIPDWWEWKGGKLTEMNDREEALGSEPRAIRESIPDWLDARGASELGEIWDAEISALNHRAPVFLRVNRLRISMDGAIRWLAENGVIADRVKDAPDALVLPEGKGIPKALAGEGFVEIQDAGSQVIAPLLEVEPGMRVIDACAGAGGKTLHLAALMQGRGEIVAMDVSTAKLSELRRRAARAGTRIIRTETWREDTLKRYAGWADRVLIDAPCSGLGTLRRQPDLKWRLSEAAVEKTRRLQRRLLDHYPALLKPGGKFVYATCSVLPSENAGQLDLLAERDGRFKMEESVTVSPSQSGWDGFFAARLSV is encoded by the coding sequence GTGTCCAAGTTCGCTGCCGTGAGAATTCACCGGATGCTGGCGGAAGGGTGCGCGGGAGTGCTGCGCGAGGTATTTGACCGTGGCTGCGTGCTGGACCGGGTGATCGACCAGACTTTCCGCGCGAACCCGAAGTGGGGAAAGCGCGACCGCGGCTTCGTCGCGGAGACGGTTTTCGAGATCGTTCGCTGGCGCCGCGCGCTGGCGTTCGTGGCGGGAGGTGATTCGGTGGAGGCGCTCTGCGCGGCCCAGTGGAATCGCCAGGGGATGAACATTCCGGATTGGTGGGAGTGGAAGGGTGGCAAGCTCACGGAGATGAATGATCGTGAGGAAGCGCTGGGCTCCGAACCGCGGGCGATCCGCGAGTCGATCCCGGATTGGCTGGATGCCCGGGGTGCCTCGGAGCTGGGCGAGATTTGGGATGCGGAGATTTCCGCGCTCAATCATCGCGCGCCGGTTTTCCTGCGGGTGAATCGCCTGCGGATTTCGATGGATGGTGCGATCCGCTGGCTGGCGGAGAACGGGGTGATCGCGGATCGGGTGAAGGACGCACCGGACGCTCTGGTCCTACCGGAAGGAAAAGGGATTCCGAAGGCGCTGGCTGGTGAGGGCTTCGTGGAAATTCAGGATGCGGGATCGCAGGTGATCGCGCCTTTGCTCGAGGTGGAACCTGGCATGCGGGTGATCGATGCCTGTGCCGGTGCGGGTGGCAAAACGCTGCACCTGGCCGCGCTGATGCAGGGCAGGGGCGAGATCGTGGCTATGGATGTTTCCACGGCGAAGTTGAGCGAGCTGCGTCGCCGCGCCGCGCGGGCAGGGACGCGGATCATCCGCACGGAGACCTGGCGCGAGGACACGCTGAAGCGGTATGCCGGATGGGCGGATCGAGTGCTGATTGATGCGCCGTGTTCCGGGCTCGGGACCTTGAGGCGGCAGCCGGATTTGAAATGGCGCTTGAGCGAGGCCGCGGTGGAGAAGACACGACGGCTGCAACGGAGGCTGTTAGATCATTATCCCGCGCTGTTGAAGCCGGGAGGGAAGTTTGTCTATGCCACCTGCTCGGTGTTGCCTTCGGAGAATGCGGGGCAGTTGGATCTGCTCGC
- a CDS encoding NYN domain-containing protein, whose product MEQLLIVDGHSAIFGIEWLRELHHGPKRHLARLELVKALRDIGDRGEWKVCVVFDGRQTERSYEGGNEEGILIVYSKARETADAVIERLAARFSEKGDRVMVATNDNMIQLTATTFGASSMRIEELEEWMEGKIP is encoded by the coding sequence GTGGAGCAATTGCTAATTGTGGACGGGCACAGCGCGATCTTCGGGATCGAGTGGTTGAGGGAGCTTCACCACGGTCCGAAGCGGCACCTCGCGCGACTTGAGCTGGTGAAGGCTCTGCGGGACATCGGCGACCGCGGGGAATGGAAGGTTTGTGTCGTTTTCGACGGCCGCCAGACCGAGCGCAGCTACGAGGGCGGGAACGAGGAGGGGATCCTGATCGTTTACTCGAAGGCTCGGGAAACCGCGGATGCGGTGATCGAGCGGCTGGCCGCCCGTTTTTCGGAAAAGGGCGACCGGGTGATGGTGGCGACGAATGACAATATGATCCAGCTCACGGCCACGACCTTCGGAGCTTCCAGCATGAGGATCGAAGAGCTGGAGGAGTGGATGGAGGGGAAGATTCCCTGA
- the fabG gene encoding 3-oxoacyl-[acyl-carrier-protein] reductase, which yields MQRFAGKTAVVTGGGRGIGGAIAMAFAAEGAKVAVVSRSESSCGKSAEEINAAYPGAAKAYAIDVADHEAVQELGKTIIADFGNVNILVNNAGVTRDGLLMRMKEEDWDTVLDTNLKGAFNTVKAFMRTLMKAEDPRIINIASVIGLIGNAGQANYAASKAGLIGFTKSVAKELSGRAVTCNAVAPGFITTDMTGELPEKVREEILKNIPLSSFGEVADIASAVLFLASKEARYITGQVLAVDGGMTM from the coding sequence ATGCAGCGCTTTGCAGGAAAGACGGCCGTGGTCACCGGGGGTGGCCGCGGGATCGGTGGTGCGATCGCCATGGCCTTTGCGGCCGAGGGCGCGAAGGTCGCGGTGGTGAGCCGGAGTGAATCGAGCTGCGGCAAGTCCGCGGAGGAGATCAATGCCGCCTATCCCGGTGCAGCGAAGGCTTATGCCATCGACGTCGCCGATCACGAGGCGGTGCAAGAGCTGGGCAAAACGATCATCGCCGACTTCGGCAACGTGAACATCCTCGTCAACAATGCCGGCGTGACCCGCGATGGCCTGCTGATGCGCATGAAGGAAGAAGACTGGGACACGGTGCTCGATACGAACCTGAAAGGCGCCTTCAACACCGTGAAGGCTTTCATGCGGACGCTGATGAAGGCGGAGGATCCACGCATCATCAACATCGCTTCCGTGATTGGCCTGATCGGCAATGCGGGCCAGGCGAACTACGCGGCTTCGAAGGCCGGCCTGATCGGTTTTACGAAATCGGTGGCGAAGGAACTCTCCGGCCGTGCCGTGACCTGCAATGCGGTGGCACCCGGCTTCATCACCACGGACATGACCGGCGAGCTGCCGGAGAAAGTCCGTGAGGAGATCCTGAAGAACATCCCGCTTTCCAGCTTCGGCGAAGTGGCCGACATTGCATCTGCCGTGCTCTTCCTCGCTAGCAAGGAAGCCCGCTACATCACGGGCCAAGTGCTGGCGGTCGATGGTGGCATGACGATGTAA
- a CDS encoding TPM domain-containing protein: MRCPYCLTRLTETAVECPKCVLTLDRASALLGAVPRLGRGVCDTTGCLNKAEMQKITKAAGKLAWHFPQVSLNILLHGFPNDHPFSLHVFWIFNCGGFAAENTKGGDNHNILLALDPVQEKSALMVGYGLEPFLGDDAMDHLLELSEPAWRAKSWSKGILEVITGLDRLLEGAALEAAAGFGLNAQAMRSRKGDF; encoded by the coding sequence ATGCGTTGCCCCTATTGCCTCACGCGGCTGACCGAGACAGCCGTGGAGTGCCCGAAGTGCGTCCTCACGCTGGACCGCGCTTCGGCCTTGCTAGGGGCCGTTCCGCGGCTGGGACGTGGCGTCTGCGATACCACCGGCTGCCTCAACAAGGCGGAGATGCAAAAAATCACAAAGGCGGCCGGCAAGCTCGCCTGGCACTTCCCTCAGGTATCGTTGAATATCCTGCTCCACGGCTTCCCCAACGATCATCCCTTCAGCCTCCACGTCTTCTGGATTTTCAACTGCGGCGGTTTCGCCGCCGAAAACACCAAGGGCGGCGACAACCACAACATCCTGCTGGCTCTCGATCCCGTGCAGGAAAAATCCGCGCTGATGGTGGGCTATGGTCTGGAACCTTTCCTCGGCGACGATGCGATGGATCACCTGCTCGAACTTTCCGAGCCAGCGTGGCGAGCGAAGTCTTGGTCAAAAGGCATCCTCGAAGTGATCACCGGGCTCGACCGGCTTCTCGAAGGAGCCGCGCTGGAAGCTGCAGCCGGGTTTGGCCTCAACGCTCAAGCGATGAGGTCCCGGAAGGGGGATTTCTAG
- the sixA gene encoding phosphohistidine phosphatase SixA: MELLIIRHAKAEDHGHPGGDGARALVAKGLEQSERLGRFLKRIDRRPDVVLTSPLVRARQTAETMCQAAEMPGPVVQGWLACGMDPEAAIRELVAFSDFERVAIVGHEPDLSSLIEWLLGCSGSSVEVKKASITGLLVHPPAWHARLLFHIPPAMLGE; this comes from the coding sequence ATGGAGCTGCTCATCATCCGACACGCCAAAGCTGAAGACCACGGACATCCCGGGGGCGATGGGGCGCGTGCGTTGGTGGCAAAGGGGCTCGAGCAATCCGAGCGGCTGGGGCGATTCCTGAAGCGGATCGACCGCCGCCCGGATGTGGTGCTCACCAGTCCGCTGGTGCGTGCCCGTCAGACGGCGGAGACGATGTGCCAGGCGGCGGAGATGCCGGGGCCCGTGGTGCAAGGGTGGCTTGCCTGCGGCATGGATCCTGAAGCGGCCATCCGCGAACTGGTGGCCTTCAGTGATTTTGAGCGCGTGGCGATTGTGGGTCATGAGCCGGATCTTTCTTCACTGATCGAGTGGTTGCTGGGGTGCAGCGGCAGCTCGGTGGAAGTGAAGAAAGCGAGCATCACGGGATTGCTGGTGCATCCGCCGGCATGGCATGCGCGGCTGCTGTTCCACATTCCGCCGGCGATGCTGGGGGAGTGA
- the lpxA gene encoding acyl-ACP--UDP-N-acetylglucosamine O-acyltransferase, translating into MPPRPALPYKPAVPTIHPSAIVSPEAELAEDVSVGPFSVIEGPVKIAAGVKIGGHAWISGRTSIGEGCNIGWGAIIGADPQDLSFDPSCTSGVVIGPRNTLREYVTVHRGSKSGHDTVMGEGNFLMTGAHLAHDVKLGDGNILANNVLLAGHVTVGNKAFLGGAVGVHQFVRIGDLAMVQGLTAVSQDMPPYCMAYGINTVAGLNSVGLKRAGFSIEERTAIKRAYQLLFKSGKRREDALEEAAQTEWPTVAMKLIEAIKSPSKKGVMSP; encoded by the coding sequence TTGCCGCCGCGCCCCGCCCTGCCTTACAAGCCCGCCGTGCCGACCATCCATCCTTCTGCCATCGTCTCCCCTGAAGCGGAACTCGCGGAGGACGTCAGCGTCGGCCCCTTCTCGGTAATCGAGGGCCCGGTGAAAATCGCCGCCGGCGTGAAGATCGGCGGCCACGCTTGGATCTCCGGCCGGACCTCGATCGGCGAGGGCTGCAACATCGGCTGGGGCGCGATCATCGGTGCCGATCCCCAGGATCTCTCTTTCGATCCCTCCTGCACTTCCGGCGTGGTCATCGGCCCGCGCAATACCCTGCGGGAGTACGTGACCGTCCACCGCGGCTCGAAGTCGGGACATGACACCGTGATGGGTGAGGGCAATTTCCTCATGACCGGTGCCCACCTTGCCCATGACGTGAAGCTGGGCGATGGCAATATCCTCGCGAACAACGTCCTCCTCGCCGGTCACGTCACCGTGGGCAACAAAGCCTTCCTCGGCGGCGCGGTCGGGGTGCACCAGTTCGTGAGAATTGGCGACCTCGCCATGGTTCAAGGCCTGACCGCCGTCAGCCAGGACATGCCTCCTTACTGCATGGCCTATGGCATCAATACCGTCGCCGGACTGAACTCGGTAGGCCTCAAGCGTGCGGGCTTCTCCATCGAAGAACGCACCGCCATCAAACGCGCCTACCAACTTCTCTTCAAATCCGGCAAACGCCGCGAGGACGCCCTCGAAGAGGCCGCGCAGACCGAATGGCCTACCGTCGCCATGAAGCTCATCGAAGCCATCAAGTCCCCCTCCAAAAAGGGCGTGATGAGCCCGTGA
- the pssA gene encoding CDP-diacylglycerol--serine O-phosphatidyltransferase has protein sequence MFRQTDPDEPRIYFLPNAMTAGNLACGFFAVLTIFKGIMLASATGSYDFAAAKPYYERAILLIFASCIFDLLDGRLARLGGKESPFGREFDSLADVISFGMAPSMLMAKAVLLPLDEVVNGLGWVLACIYVLCGAMRLARFNCLAALPKSANVGTDFRGIPIPMAAGFISSLTYLIIYFNENDRDLGAWKYVLAAAMLGLSILMISDVRYPSFKKVGWRTRGTPLIIVLAAVIVFFTVKFHQFVPVILFTAYLLYGLAVRPFLSPKVQREIEVDDEAGDDPAEALSQTDHSPENRVD, from the coding sequence ATGTTCCGACAGACCGACCCCGACGAACCGCGGATCTACTTCCTGCCCAATGCGATGACGGCAGGAAACCTCGCCTGCGGCTTCTTCGCCGTTTTGACGATTTTCAAGGGGATCATGCTGGCTTCCGCAACCGGATCCTACGATTTCGCCGCCGCGAAGCCCTACTACGAGCGGGCGATCCTGCTGATCTTCGCCTCCTGTATCTTCGACCTGTTGGACGGTCGGCTGGCCCGTCTCGGTGGCAAGGAGTCGCCCTTCGGCCGTGAATTCGACTCGCTGGCGGACGTGATCTCCTTCGGCATGGCTCCCTCGATGCTGATGGCGAAGGCTGTGCTGCTGCCGCTGGATGAGGTGGTGAACGGGCTCGGCTGGGTACTGGCCTGCATCTATGTGCTCTGCGGAGCGATGCGTCTTGCGCGCTTCAACTGTCTGGCGGCGCTTCCGAAGTCGGCGAATGTGGGCACGGATTTCCGCGGCATCCCGATACCGATGGCGGCGGGCTTCATCTCCTCGCTCACTTATCTGATCATCTATTTCAACGAAAACGACCGGGACCTGGGGGCATGGAAATACGTCCTCGCGGCGGCCATGCTGGGGCTTTCGATCCTCATGATCAGCGACGTCCGCTATCCGAGCTTCAAGAAAGTGGGATGGCGCACCCGCGGCACCCCGCTGATCATCGTGCTGGCGGCGGTGATCGTGTTCTTCACGGTGAAGTTCCATCAATTCGTGCCGGTGATCCTGTTCACCGCCTATCTGCTCTATGGGCTGGCGGTGCGCCCCTTCCTCTCTCCCAAGGTGCAGCGCGAGATCGAGGTGGATGATGAGGCGGGTGATGACCCTGCGGAGGCCCTGAGTCAAACCGATCACTCGCCGGAGAATCGAGTTGATTAA
- a CDS encoding 2'-5' RNA ligase family protein — protein sequence MPYAVELFLDPATEQRVRRIWERLAGIGISYLHGSGSRPHVSLAVCDSIDTDATIELLNRFAEDTSGFPITFSSIGIFPAEQPVLFLAPKVTIPLLELHASFMDSFEPMATRIWPNYAPSEWIPHCTLAVACPHECVEEALSICREEILPFTAEIMEIGFVEFRPVKPLHSAALCQS from the coding sequence ATGCCTTACGCCGTCGAACTCTTCCTTGATCCTGCCACCGAGCAGCGTGTCCGCCGCATCTGGGAACGCCTCGCGGGCATCGGGATCTCCTATCTTCATGGAAGCGGGAGCCGCCCGCACGTCTCGCTCGCGGTCTGCGATTCGATCGACACCGATGCCACCATCGAGTTGCTCAACCGCTTCGCCGAAGACACCTCCGGATTTCCGATCACCTTCTCCTCCATCGGAATCTTCCCCGCTGAACAACCCGTGCTCTTCCTCGCACCGAAGGTCACCATCCCCCTGCTTGAACTCCACGCCTCGTTCATGGACTCCTTCGAGCCGATGGCCACCCGCATCTGGCCGAACTATGCGCCCTCGGAGTGGATCCCGCACTGCACCCTCGCGGTCGCTTGTCCCCACGAATGCGTGGAAGAAGCACTGTCCATCTGCCGCGAAGAGATCCTCCCCTTTACCGCGGAGATCATGGAAATCGGCTTCGTCGAATTCCGCCCCGTGAAGCCCCTCCACTCCGCAGCGCTCTGCCAAAGCTAG